The Planococcus donghaensis genome contains a region encoding:
- a CDS encoding enoyl-CoA hydratase/isomerase family protein — protein MSYTINLMDGIMTFTINRPEIRNAINNEVTAGLEELVEKAKHPSVRMVIITATGKQAFCSGGDLSVFHTLRTEQEAYGMLKRVSDVLYSIKTLPVPVVALVNGVAVGGGCEIATACDYRLVWDHVKCGFIQGTLAITSGWGGGTYLLETLQHDQALKMLSEAKVYTANELKDFGWATDIIQEERDIEVFFERMKNIHPDVHRAYKEMAIRKWKKTDLQERVEQEVRRCAILWEKDPHHEAVDRFLNKPKS, from the coding sequence TTGTCTTATACGATAAACCTAATGGACGGCATTATGACATTTACCATAAACCGTCCTGAAATTCGCAACGCCATTAATAACGAAGTAACAGCAGGTCTTGAAGAACTGGTAGAAAAAGCGAAACATCCATCTGTTCGAATGGTCATCATTACCGCTACGGGGAAACAAGCGTTTTGCTCAGGTGGTGATTTGTCTGTATTTCATACCCTACGGACTGAACAAGAAGCGTATGGCATGTTAAAGCGAGTGAGTGACGTGCTATATTCGATCAAAACGCTACCTGTACCGGTTGTTGCCCTTGTGAATGGTGTAGCTGTCGGCGGAGGTTGTGAAATAGCTACAGCATGCGATTACAGGCTTGTATGGGATCATGTGAAATGTGGCTTTATCCAAGGGACGCTCGCTATTACAAGTGGCTGGGGTGGAGGAACGTATCTGTTAGAAACTTTGCAACATGATCAAGCATTAAAAATGCTCAGTGAGGCGAAAGTTTATACAGCAAACGAACTAAAAGATTTTGGATGGGCAACAGACATTATTCAAGAAGAGCGAGACATTGAAGTGTTTTTTGAACGCATGAAAAACATTCATCCAGATGTGCACCGCGCCTATAAAGAAATGGCTATTCGCAAATGGAAAAAAACGGATTTACAAGAACGCGTTGAACAAGAAGTTCGAAGATGTGCCATTCTATGGGAAAAAGACCCTCATCACGAAGCGGTGGATCGCTTTCTCAATAAACCGAAAAGCTGA
- the rpmF gene encoding 50S ribosomal protein L32, whose amino-acid sequence MAVPARRTSKTAKRKRRTHFKLSVPGMVICPSCGESKLAHHVCKACGSYKGKEVVASK is encoded by the coding sequence ATGGCTGTACCAGCTAGAAGAACGTCCAAAACCGCTAAAAGAAAGCGCCGTACACATTTTAAATTGTCAGTGCCGGGCATGGTAATTTGCCCAAGCTGTGGCGAAAGTAAATTGGCTCACCACGTCTGCAAAGCATGTGGATCATACAAAGGGAAAGAAGTAGTAGCAAGCAAATAA
- a CDS encoding YceD family protein: MKIAIQQLQKHRKDGLPIDQMVHLDAVKSRNSDIREISPVHVTGHCTIGSQQLTCQLHLEGMLTLPCARTWEDVEFPINVDTVEVFDWSGNGQEDKLSDVHFVETEVINLQPILEELILLEIPIQVFKEDADQAVIKGGNDWSYSTDEEYEAEKEEAPPKPDPRLADLAKYFDQSDE; encoded by the coding sequence ATGAAAATAGCGATTCAACAGCTACAAAAGCATCGCAAAGACGGACTGCCAATTGACCAAATGGTTCATTTGGATGCAGTGAAATCACGGAATAGCGATATTCGGGAAATTTCACCTGTACATGTTACAGGACATTGCACAATTGGTTCGCAACAATTAACGTGCCAACTCCATCTCGAAGGTATGCTCACGCTGCCTTGCGCTCGAACTTGGGAAGATGTTGAGTTTCCGATAAACGTTGATACGGTTGAGGTCTTCGATTGGTCTGGAAATGGTCAAGAAGACAAGTTGAGTGATGTTCATTTTGTAGAAACTGAAGTTATAAACCTTCAGCCAATACTAGAAGAACTCATTTTGCTAGAGATTCCGATTCAAGTGTTTAAGGAAGACGCTGATCAAGCCGTTATAAAAGGCGGAAATGATTGGTCGTATTCAACAGACGAAGAGTACGAAGCTGAGAAAGAAGAGGCACCACCAAAACCGGATCCAAGACTTGCTGATTTAGCAAAGTATTTTGATCAGTCAGATGAATAG
- a CDS encoding nucleotidyltransferase: protein MKAVGIIVEYNPFHNGHLHHAQQARAESGADLVIAVMSGQFLQRGEPAFVDKWTRTQMALDAGIDLVIELPYVYATAQASDFAKGGVALLDAMGCESFCFGSEQGQITPFLNSLQLLTEHAAEYQAFIHEAIQTGISYPKSLNNAYLALTDGQAGFADLTQPNNILGFHYLEAAQRLGSSIKPLTIQRIGANFHDPLTVGLPIASATGIREAFFKGTSVEELSTYMPESSISSLKMAEKEYGKFGSWEHFYPLLRFTILREGPENLKQYAEVTEGIENLIFQSAKTADNFENFMSLVKSKRYTRTRIQRMLTHIYTGFTWQMLHSFQLPSYIRLLGMSKTGKSFLNHKKKNISLPLISRAADLNDLMGKLDIHATTMYLQGIESVQLKKEFTTPPIYRG, encoded by the coding sequence TTGAAAGCTGTAGGAATTATTGTTGAATACAACCCTTTCCATAACGGTCACCTTCACCACGCACAACAAGCCCGTGCAGAGTCCGGTGCTGATTTGGTCATTGCTGTTATGAGCGGGCAATTTTTGCAACGAGGTGAACCTGCATTTGTCGATAAATGGACACGTACTCAAATGGCTCTTGACGCTGGCATTGATTTGGTTATTGAACTTCCCTATGTTTATGCAACAGCTCAAGCTTCTGATTTCGCTAAAGGTGGTGTCGCACTACTTGACGCCATGGGCTGTGAATCTTTTTGCTTCGGGAGCGAACAAGGTCAGATAACCCCTTTCTTAAATTCACTGCAACTATTAACTGAGCATGCAGCTGAATACCAAGCATTTATCCATGAAGCGATTCAAACAGGCATTAGTTATCCAAAATCTTTGAACAATGCCTATCTTGCACTAACTGACGGCCAGGCTGGTTTTGCCGATTTGACACAACCCAATAATATTTTAGGTTTTCATTACCTAGAAGCTGCTCAACGCTTAGGTTCATCTATCAAACCATTAACCATTCAGCGGATAGGTGCTAATTTCCATGATCCACTTACAGTTGGACTGCCAATTGCTAGCGCGACAGGCATTCGCGAAGCTTTTTTTAAAGGCACTTCAGTCGAAGAACTGTCCACATATATGCCGGAAAGTTCAATTTCCTCTTTAAAAATGGCAGAAAAAGAATATGGGAAGTTTGGAAGCTGGGAGCACTTTTATCCGTTGCTTCGTTTCACGATTTTGCGTGAAGGTCCTGAAAACTTGAAACAATACGCAGAAGTTACGGAAGGAATCGAAAATTTGATTTTCCAATCCGCAAAAACAGCGGACAACTTTGAAAATTTCATGTCACTTGTCAAGTCAAAGCGCTATACGCGTACGAGAATCCAGCGGATGCTAACGCATATTTATACTGGCTTTACGTGGCAAATGTTGCATTCTTTTCAGTTACCAAGTTATATCCGCCTTCTCGGCATGTCAAAGACCGGAAAAAGTTTTTTAAATCATAAAAAAAAGAACATCTCACTTCCCCTAATAAGTCGCGCAGCTGATCTGAACGACTTAATGGGGAAATTAGATATTCATGCTACTACCATGTATTTACAAGGAATCGAATCTGTTCAGTTAAAAAAAGAATTTACAACTCCTCCGATTTACCGAGGCTGA
- a CDS encoding SepM family pheromone-processing serine protease gives MKNKRLLIFVIVMALVVYVSSYQLDAYVTRPGGAYELSPLVEVVGGDEDDEGTLSLMTVSMLTATPVLYVWAKIRDGYKVLQPEQVRSPHESDEEYNVRQLKLMSDSQVNALQIAFEQAELPYEINNNGVFVLNVLKGGAADDVLAPGDRILEIDGTKYTEMQQLIDYLSGKKNGETVEVLYERKEREIRTDIKLAPLPTAPERIGLGISFVEDKSIQTTPEVEIDSEKIGGPSAGLMFTLEILNQLVDEDITKGYDIAGTGTMESNGSIGRIGGIDQKVMAADSADIDIFFAPSEPVEGGGDSNYKIAVETAEKIGTDMKIVPVETIEDALEYLGELQPR, from the coding sequence ATGAAAAACAAACGATTACTCATTTTTGTTATCGTGATGGCACTTGTCGTCTACGTATCCTCTTATCAGCTAGATGCTTACGTTACCAGACCGGGCGGAGCCTACGAGTTATCGCCATTAGTTGAAGTAGTAGGTGGAGATGAAGATGACGAAGGAACGCTCAGTTTAATGACCGTATCGATGTTGACAGCAACTCCTGTTTTATATGTTTGGGCGAAAATTCGGGATGGTTATAAAGTGTTGCAACCTGAGCAGGTACGTAGTCCTCATGAAAGCGATGAAGAGTACAATGTGCGGCAGTTAAAATTGATGTCTGATTCACAAGTAAATGCGCTTCAAATTGCTTTTGAACAAGCCGAATTACCATACGAAATTAATAATAATGGAGTTTTCGTCTTAAATGTTCTCAAAGGTGGGGCTGCTGATGATGTTTTAGCACCAGGCGATCGAATTCTTGAAATCGACGGCACTAAATACACCGAAATGCAGCAATTAATAGATTACTTGAGTGGGAAAAAAAATGGAGAAACTGTGGAAGTTCTATATGAGCGGAAAGAACGTGAGATTAGAACTGACATCAAATTGGCCCCATTGCCAACAGCTCCGGAACGCATTGGCTTAGGAATATCGTTTGTAGAAGATAAAAGCATCCAAACGACTCCTGAAGTTGAAATCGACTCAGAGAAAATTGGGGGACCTTCAGCTGGATTAATGTTCACTCTCGAAATTCTTAATCAATTGGTAGATGAGGACATTACAAAAGGGTACGATATTGCGGGTACAGGTACTATGGAAAGTAACGGCTCTATTGGAAGAATCGGCGGCATAGATCAAAAAGTCATGGCAGCCGATTCTGCAGATATCGATATCTTCTTTGCTCCGAGCGAGCCAGTAGAAGGTGGCGGAGATAGCAACTATAAAATAGCTGTCGAAACTGCAGAGAAAATCGGCACAGACATGAAAATTGTTCCTGTTGAGACAATTGAAGATGCTTTAGAATATTTGGGTGAGCTTCAGCCTCGGTAA
- the coaD gene encoding pantetheine-phosphate adenylyltransferase yields the protein MTKIAVVPGSFDPITMGHLDIIKRASTIFDEVKVVVMNNSSKNPLFDVNERISLIAEVTQSIPNVKVDSFSGLLIDYSVEVKANAIIRGLRAVSDFEYEMQITSMNRFLNENIETLFMISNNQYSFLSSSIVKEVAKYQGNITGLVPEAVEKALHLKFQ from the coding sequence TTGACTAAAATCGCTGTAGTTCCAGGAAGTTTTGATCCCATTACAATGGGTCACTTGGACATTATTAAAAGAGCGTCTACTATTTTTGATGAAGTTAAAGTGGTTGTAATGAACAACTCTTCTAAAAATCCGTTATTTGATGTGAATGAACGAATAAGTTTAATTGCTGAAGTGACGCAGTCTATTCCAAATGTCAAAGTAGATTCTTTTTCTGGTCTACTGATTGATTATTCGGTGGAAGTAAAAGCAAATGCCATTATTCGCGGCTTGCGCGCAGTCAGTGATTTTGAATACGAGATGCAAATCACTTCTATGAACCGATTTTTAAATGAAAATATTGAAACGTTGTTCATGATCTCAAACAACCAATATTCCTTCTTGAGTTCGAGTATCGTAAAAGAAGTAGCAAAATACCAAGGCAATATTACTGGCTTAGTGCCAGAAGCTGTTGAAAAAGCTCTTCATTTAAAATTTCAATAA
- the rsmD gene encoding 16S rRNA (guanine(966)-N(2))-methyltransferase RsmD, giving the protein MRVVAGSVKGIPLKAVPGNSTRPTTDKVKESIFNMIGPFFDGGYALDLFAGSGGLGIEALSRGIDHVIFTDKDKRAVETIQANLEKVRLTDRAEVHRADAERAVKAIKKNGVQARLLFLDPPYHMKKSYELMDKAGELGIVTEDAIVVCEHDRDVELPDRTKYFERYKKELYGSTIISIYRYHGEEGERID; this is encoded by the coding sequence ATGCGAGTTGTAGCAGGCTCTGTTAAAGGAATACCATTGAAAGCGGTACCGGGGAACTCAACTAGACCGACGACCGATAAAGTAAAAGAGTCTATTTTTAATATGATTGGTCCTTTTTTTGATGGTGGGTACGCTTTGGATTTATTTGCGGGAAGTGGCGGACTTGGAATAGAAGCGCTTAGTCGAGGAATAGATCATGTGATTTTTACCGATAAAGACAAACGTGCAGTAGAAACGATTCAGGCCAATCTAGAGAAGGTTCGTTTGACCGATCGTGCTGAAGTTCACCGTGCAGACGCAGAACGTGCTGTAAAAGCCATCAAAAAAAACGGTGTTCAAGCAAGACTATTGTTTTTAGACCCACCATACCACATGAAAAAATCTTATGAATTGATGGATAAAGCGGGAGAATTGGGCATTGTAACAGAAGATGCGATTGTGGTTTGTGAGCATGACCGAGATGTCGAATTGCCGGATCGTACAAAGTATTTTGAACGCTATAAAAAAGAGCTTTACGGAAGTACAATTATTTCAATTTACCGTTACCATGGGGAAGAGGGAGAACGTATTGACTAA
- a CDS encoding DUF7147 family protein yields the protein MIQRFIELGEGYGDIYELRELITTNQQRFMHGFVFVSTNPQGQDVLSIAAAFKPASEGNFMPIYMCREGIPMDSKRLAVFEQTISSLGHTPIKMEVKHSSVYADKKFYHNHLISVLRLNHYIPPMQ from the coding sequence ATGATTCAACGTTTTATTGAACTAGGAGAAGGGTACGGAGATATCTATGAACTCCGTGAACTTATCACAACTAACCAACAACGCTTTATGCATGGATTTGTATTTGTATCGACCAATCCACAAGGTCAAGATGTATTGTCAATTGCCGCAGCATTTAAACCAGCATCAGAAGGTAACTTCATGCCAATTTATATGTGTCGCGAAGGAATTCCAATGGACTCTAAGCGTTTAGCAGTCTTTGAACAAACTATTTCTAGTTTGGGACATACACCTATCAAAATGGAAGTAAAGCACTCATCCGTGTATGCAGATAAAAAATTCTATCATAACCATTTAATCTCAGTTTTAAGATTAAATCATTATATTCCGCCTATGCAATAA
- a CDS encoding YlbG family protein, translating into MHDRQGLIVYVHHLKQAKSLRKFGHVHFISRKLKYVVLYMDQDVIEATKTKLNKLPYVKQVLESYRPFLKTEYENAKPDKAKEYDYKIGL; encoded by the coding sequence ATGCATGATCGCCAAGGTCTTATTGTCTATGTGCATCATTTGAAACAAGCTAAATCGTTAAGAAAGTTCGGGCATGTTCATTTTATCTCCCGAAAATTAAAATACGTGGTTCTTTATATGGATCAAGATGTTATCGAAGCAACTAAAACAAAATTAAATAAATTACCTTACGTCAAACAAGTATTAGAATCGTATCGCCCATTCCTGAAAACCGAATATGAAAATGCAAAGCCTGATAAAGCAAAAGAATACGATTACAAAATCGGTCTTTAA
- a CDS encoding glycerophosphodiester phosphodiesterase, whose translation MGKKTKIGLAAAAVGAAAWAGSKVLVNPHQRPAKEVLNYERPIVLAHRGGSKLAPENTLAAFNRSAELGVNGFEIDIRMTNDEEILVFHDEYIDRTTDGAGRVADMSLEQLRTFDLGYHFIDLEGQHSFRGKNEKVVLLRELFEKFPQMYINIDIKDAPETYEGSLVPSKLWRLIDSLGVHDRVVVTSFYDEQIDRFNLYAQNRIAVGAGENEIRKAYTAFTSQFGHLYQPRADVFQIPTKSSVFRLDSARFIAFLENLNIPVHYWVIDEPNAMRTLIASGAKGIITDRPDLALSLISELEV comes from the coding sequence ATGGGAAAAAAGACAAAAATCGGCTTAGCAGCTGCAGCTGTTGGAGCCGCGGCTTGGGCTGGTTCTAAAGTTTTAGTAAATCCTCATCAACGTCCCGCAAAAGAAGTTTTAAATTATGAACGACCAATTGTTCTTGCGCATCGTGGCGGCTCTAAACTAGCCCCAGAAAACACACTTGCTGCATTTAATCGGTCAGCCGAACTCGGTGTTAATGGCTTTGAAATTGATATTCGTATGACAAATGACGAAGAAATTTTAGTGTTCCACGATGAATACATCGATCGGACAACAGATGGTGCTGGACGCGTAGCAGATATGTCGCTTGAACAATTAAGAACTTTTGATCTTGGATATCATTTTATTGACTTAGAAGGTCAACATTCTTTCCGTGGCAAAAATGAAAAAGTTGTATTGCTGCGTGAACTGTTTGAAAAATTTCCGCAGATGTACATTAATATTGATATTAAAGATGCTCCCGAAACGTACGAAGGAAGTTTAGTGCCTTCAAAACTATGGCGCTTAATCGACTCATTAGGTGTACACGACCGAGTAGTGGTGACTTCTTTTTATGATGAACAAATTGACCGTTTCAATTTGTATGCTCAAAACCGTATTGCTGTCGGCGCAGGTGAAAATGAGATTCGAAAAGCTTACACTGCCTTTACTAGCCAGTTTGGTCATCTCTACCAGCCTCGCGCAGATGTATTCCAGATTCCTACGAAGTCCTCTGTGTTTCGATTGGATTCTGCTCGATTTATTGCATTTCTCGAGAACTTGAATATTCCAGTACATTATTGGGTTATTGATGAGCCAAATGCAATGAGAACATTAATTGCTTCGGGTGCGAAAGGCATCATTACCGATCGACCTGACTTGGCTTTATCGCTTATCTCAGAACTGGAAGTTTAA
- a CDS encoding YlbF family regulator, whose protein sequence is MIMTYEWAEITDFADELSQMILQSEQADLYREAHASVYNDKNLADEILAFARLKDQYEEVQRFGKYHPEYSRVMKQIRVDKRRLDLNEKVANLRLMENELQDLIDQVSFIIGRSVSEAVKIPSTNPFFSSDSSCGGSCGTGGGCSCSA, encoded by the coding sequence ATGATTATGACTTACGAATGGGCTGAAATTACTGACTTTGCAGACGAGTTAAGCCAAATGATCCTACAATCAGAGCAAGCTGACCTTTATCGAGAAGCTCATGCCTCTGTCTATAACGATAAAAATCTAGCGGATGAAATTCTTGCATTTGCTAGATTAAAAGACCAATACGAAGAAGTTCAGCGCTTCGGAAAATACCATCCTGAATACTCTCGGGTGATGAAGCAAATACGTGTGGATAAGCGTCGCTTAGATTTAAATGAAAAAGTAGCTAATCTACGTTTGATGGAAAATGAATTACAAGACTTAATCGATCAAGTAAGTTTTATCATTGGTAGATCTGTATCCGAAGCAGTTAAAATACCGTCTACCAATCCGTTTTTCTCTTCAGATTCTTCCTGTGGGGGAAGCTGTGGTACTGGCGGCGGATGTTCTTGTTCTGCTTAA
- a CDS encoding PaaI family thioesterase, which yields MNALIEQFARIVKNSSDEDIDMLTDYLRNFEKKQQGAFSTYLSASLNMTRKLDEQLSVVSIPNTPFIHNTMAIPHGGILAVLIDTAMGTLANSKCPEGFSAVTTNLSIHYLSVASEASISAHARIIRNGRQTMVIEGNIVQEDGRHIATATGSFFIIPKK from the coding sequence ATGAATGCACTCATTGAGCAATTTGCTCGCATAGTTAAAAATAGCAGCGACGAAGACATCGACATGTTAACTGACTACTTACGTAATTTCGAAAAAAAACAGCAAGGCGCGTTTTCTACTTATTTAAGTGCCAGTTTAAATATGACGCGAAAACTAGATGAACAATTATCTGTTGTATCTATACCAAACACCCCTTTTATTCACAATACGATGGCTATACCCCACGGCGGCATTCTTGCAGTGCTAATTGATACCGCAATGGGGACTTTAGCAAACAGTAAGTGTCCAGAGGGGTTTAGCGCGGTTACAACCAACTTGAGCATTCATTACCTGTCAGTGGCAAGTGAGGCTTCTATAAGCGCTCATGCACGTATAATCCGCAATGGCCGACAGACAATGGTCATTGAAGGAAACATTGTGCAAGAAGATGGAAGGCATATAGCTACTGCAACTGGCTCCTTTTTTATCATTCCAAAAAAATAG
- a CDS encoding CAP domain-containing protein produces MKDLLRIMIFLSIVLIGLFYLDPSISENDVLEAPRTAEPLPSDQITDETLDIDRPETGISSYIGKTTDKWIEQYGQPERIEPSAYGYDWWVYNASYAHFKMAGVKDGRIVQVYTTGAAIDATPYKIGQSLDELYRFTILENEVTVKYDTSIYTFNVTAEDMDKRILVKFDDVYAQLYIDSIDRVLEAVRFMDAETLIRHLPYDMMFSGELLPIQTPSSTKQQLIDEANARQVMDLVNIYRLQHGAKPLTFSPQVSSVAEAHSEDMAKQNFTSEETEFKDLHARLQESEITFKQAAVNIAARYYDPAETVHGWINSEAHRKTLLSDEYDQTGVGVFGKYYTQIFLEEKPIIASEQ; encoded by the coding sequence TTGAAAGACTTATTGCGAATTATGATATTTCTATCGATAGTTCTTATCGGTTTGTTTTACTTAGATCCATCAATTAGTGAAAATGATGTTCTTGAAGCTCCTCGTACAGCAGAACCCTTACCAAGTGATCAAATTACAGATGAAACTTTAGATATCGATCGTCCTGAAACAGGAATTTCAAGTTATATAGGTAAAACAACTGACAAATGGATTGAACAATATGGCCAACCTGAACGGATAGAACCATCGGCGTACGGCTATGACTGGTGGGTGTATAATGCCAGTTATGCTCATTTTAAAATGGCAGGTGTTAAAGACGGCAGGATAGTTCAAGTTTATACTACGGGTGCGGCTATAGATGCAACTCCGTATAAAATAGGACAAAGTCTTGATGAATTATATCGATTTACGATTTTAGAAAACGAAGTAACGGTTAAATATGATACCAGTATATACACCTTTAATGTTACTGCTGAAGACATGGATAAACGTATTTTAGTAAAATTTGATGATGTTTATGCACAGCTATACATTGATTCTATTGATCGAGTATTAGAGGCCGTTCGTTTTATGGACGCGGAAACATTGATTCGCCATTTGCCATACGACATGATGTTTTCAGGAGAATTATTGCCAATCCAAACGCCTTCTTCAACAAAACAACAATTGATAGACGAAGCAAATGCTAGACAAGTTATGGATTTAGTAAATATATATCGTCTGCAACATGGAGCTAAGCCACTAACTTTTAGTCCCCAAGTTAGTTCGGTCGCAGAGGCACATAGTGAAGATATGGCAAAGCAAAATTTCACCTCGGAAGAAACAGAGTTCAAAGATTTACATGCTCGTTTGCAAGAAAGCGAGATCACGTTTAAACAAGCGGCTGTCAATATAGCAGCACGGTATTATGATCCAGCTGAGACAGTTCATGGCTGGATAAATTCCGAAGCTCATCGGAAAACTTTACTCAGTGATGAATATGATCAAACTGGAGTTGGTGTGTTCGGTAAATATTACACACAAATTTTTCTTGAAGAAAAGCCAATTATTGCTTCTGAGCAATAA
- a CDS encoding YugN family protein: MYFENTGLENIHVDIALLESIMNNHALTKEGQWDYERVTYDRKFIVREGTYYLRVFAYAIDGDVDSNDATMRVLKPVLGKHYYPHGVEYGEDEHFPEHLVKTCIGILDSIKKEVKAFEISV; the protein is encoded by the coding sequence ATGTATTTTGAAAATACAGGACTTGAAAACATTCACGTAGATATCGCTTTACTGGAAAGCATTATGAACAACCACGCCTTAACTAAAGAAGGCCAATGGGATTACGAACGTGTCACATACGACCGTAAGTTCATCGTACGCGAAGGCACTTATTATTTACGTGTATTTGCTTATGCTATCGATGGAGACGTCGATTCAAATGATGCAACAATGCGCGTTTTGAAACCAGTACTTGGCAAGCACTATTATCCACATGGTGTAGAGTATGGTGAAGACGAACATTTCCCAGAACATTTGGTTAAAACTTGTATCGGAATTTTGGATTCTATTAAAAAAGAAGTCAAAGCTTTCGAAATCAGCGTATAA
- the ytvI gene encoding sporulation integral membrane protein YtvI yields the protein MKWLTKKTVTVAIIIAVLILISVYILPVSIPLIVALVTAIFLEPFVNFIHKRFKWHRKSAVISVFILFLLIVSAILYWIVTQLIGRIIQFTKMVPEYTNSLSVMWDEFQRFFFRSTKDMPVEVVSSFETELVSFMEGIRNWVLSIINYDTVSNLLTGIPSFLVSFIVFLIALFLFMLDLPDLKTLLFKRLKDSTAEKVRFMFARLNKVIFGFLKAQFLVSCIIFIVSLITLAFIVPEYALVMSLVIWVIDFIPILGSIIVLTPWFAYEFITGDVVFGTQLAVLALVLLVIRRTVEPKVMGTQIGLSPLATLIAMFIGLQLIGFLGFFVGPLIVILFTSAREAGMIKIDFKV from the coding sequence GTGAAGTGGTTAACGAAAAAAACAGTAACGGTTGCTATTATAATAGCCGTCTTAATCTTAATATCTGTATACATATTACCTGTATCGATTCCATTGATTGTCGCATTGGTTACTGCTATTTTTCTAGAACCTTTTGTGAATTTTATACATAAGAGATTCAAGTGGCATAGAAAATCTGCTGTTATATCTGTATTTATTTTGTTCTTATTAATCGTTTCAGCTATACTTTACTGGATTGTCACGCAATTAATAGGAAGAATTATACAATTTACGAAAATGGTACCGGAATATACAAACTCCCTGTCTGTTATGTGGGACGAATTTCAACGATTTTTCTTTCGTTCAACAAAAGATATGCCCGTTGAAGTTGTTTCTTCGTTTGAAACTGAGCTAGTTAGTTTTATGGAAGGAATTCGTAATTGGGTATTATCAATTATTAATTACGATACAGTTTCTAATTTATTGACAGGTATACCCTCGTTTCTTGTTAGCTTTATTGTATTTTTAATTGCATTATTTTTATTCATGCTCGATTTACCTGATTTAAAAACCTTACTTTTCAAACGATTAAAAGATTCAACTGCGGAAAAAGTTCGCTTTATGTTCGCTCGCTTAAATAAAGTAATTTTTGGCTTTTTAAAAGCACAATTTCTTGTAAGTTGCATCATTTTCATCGTCTCTCTCATCACATTGGCGTTTATCGTACCAGAATATGCACTTGTTATGTCATTAGTCATTTGGGTGATTGATTTCATCCCTATTTTAGGATCAATCATTGTTCTAACGCCTTGGTTTGCTTACGAATTCATCACTGGTGATGTGGTGTTCGGCACACAATTAGCGGTCTTAGCACTTGTCCTATTAGTTATTAGACGGACAGTGGAACCAAAAGTGATGGGTACCCAAATTGGGCTATCTCCTTTGGCGACATTGATTGCTATGTTTATCGGGCTTCAGTTGATTGGATTCCTCGGATTCTTTGTTGGCCCATTAATTGTCATTCTCTTTACTTCAGCACGTGAAGCAGGAATGATAAAAATAGACTTTAAAGTATAA
- a CDS encoding DUF420 domain-containing protein, with the protein MNLPLLPTISTFFIVLSAILVAIGWNLVRRRKIEAHKKVMVAAGAAALTFFIIYMSRTIFIGNTAFGGPDELKLFYTIFLIFHITLATTGGIMGLITIYWGWKNQLAKHRKIGPFTSIVWFSTAITGVMVYLLLYVFYEGGHTTSVFKAILGG; encoded by the coding sequence ATGAATTTGCCGCTTTTGCCAACGATTAGTACATTTTTTATAGTATTAAGTGCAATTTTAGTTGCGATTGGCTGGAATTTAGTTCGTCGTCGCAAAATTGAAGCTCATAAGAAAGTCATGGTGGCAGCAGGTGCTGCTGCGTTAACGTTCTTTATCATCTATATGTCTCGAACGATATTCATTGGAAATACCGCATTTGGTGGACCTGATGAGCTAAAGTTATTTTATACGATATTCTTAATATTCCACATTACATTGGCAACAACAGGCGGCATTATGGGCTTGATCACGATTTACTGGGGATGGAAAAACCAATTGGCTAAACACCGTAAAATTGGACCATTCACAAGTATCGTGTGGTTCTCTACAGCTATAACAGGTGTTATGGTCTATTTATTGCTTTACGTATTTTATGAAGGTGGCCATACAACTTCAGTGTTTAAAGCCATTTTAGGTGGATAA